A region from the Lolium perenne isolate Kyuss_39 chromosome 4, Kyuss_2.0, whole genome shotgun sequence genome encodes:
- the LOC139839356 gene encoding uncharacterized protein, whose protein sequence is MATCLRKVAVEEFGVTNGSRREAKDTWWWNDEVQKVIREKKDCFRCLYLDRSAANREKYKVAKKAAKRAVSEARGRAYEDLYQRLNMKEGERDIYKMAKFRERKKREFNELKCIKDGEDQLLVKDEAIKRRWREYFDNLYNGEHVLCATY, encoded by the exons ATGGCGACCTGCTTGCGGAAGGTCGCTGTAGAGGAGTTTGGGGTGACTAACGGAAGTAGAAGGGAAGCTAAGGATACCTGGTGGTGGAACGATGAGGTCCAGAAGGTTATTAGggagaaaaaggactgtttcagaTGCCTATATCTGGACAGGAGTGCAGCTAACAGGGAGAAGTACAAGGTGGCGAAGAAGGCTGCAAAGCGGGCGGTGAGTGAAGCAAGGGGTCGGGCGTATGAGGACCTCTACCAACGTTTAAACATGAAGGAAGGCGAAAGGGACATCTATAAGATGGCCAAGTTTAGGGAGAGGAAGAAGAGGGAATTCAATGAACTCAAATGCATCAAGGACGGAGAGGATCAGCTTCTTGTGAAGGATGAGGCGATCAAGCGTAGATGGCGGGAGTACTTTGACAATCTTTACAATGGAGAG CATGTGCTTTGTGCGacgtattga
- the LOC127294896 gene encoding pectinesterase has product MGAFHPAKTLSFFLLLSLLFLARSDSPPATPVPPFTACNETTDPTFCRSVLPANGTNNLYTYGRFSAAKSLTNANRFLGLVNRYLARRSGLSAGAVAALQDCQLLSGLNIDFLAAAGATLNTTNTLLDPQAEDVQTLLSAILTNQQTCADGLQATASAWSVRNGLAVPMANSTKLYSISLSLFTRAWVPPRHKGKKPSTKPPRHGRGLFDATDDEIVRRMAVEGTAAAVSVVRAVTVDPSGAGNYTTVGAAVAAAPTNLAATSGYFVIYVAAGVYEENVVVPKNKKYVMMIGDGIGQTVITGNRSVVDGWTTFNSATFAVLGQGFVAVNMTFRNTAGPAKHQAVALRCGADLSTFYQCSFEGYQDTLYTHSLRQFYRACDIYGTVDYVFGNAAVVFQDCTLHNRLPMAGQSNTVTAQGRSDPNQNTGTIIQGCSIVAAPELAANSAFATTNYLGRPWKLYSRTVIMQSFLAGIVDPVGWMPWDGDFALSTLYYAEYDNSGPGSDTSRRVNWPGYHMLNSTVDAANFTVGNMVLGDFWLPQTGVPFTTGLI; this is encoded by the exons ATGGGAGCGTTCCACCCAGCCAAGAcgctctccttcttcctcctcctctcgctcttattCCTGGCCCGCTCCGATTCTCCGCCCGCCACGCCGGTGCCGCCGTTCACGGCGTGCAACGAGACAACAGACCCTACATTCTGCCGGTCCGTCCTCCCGGCGAACGGCACCAACAACCTCTACACGTACGGCCGCTTCTCCGCCGCCAAGTCCCTCACCAATGCCAACAGGTTCCTCGGCCTCGTCAACCGGTACCTAGCCCGCCGCAGCGGCCTCTCCGCCGGCGCGGTCGCCGCACTGCAGGACTGCCAGCTCCTCTCCGGGCTCAACATCGACTTCCtggccgccgccggcgccacGCTCAACACGACCAACACGCTCCTTGACCCGCAGGCCGAGGACGTGCAGACGCTCCTGTCGGCGATACTGACCAACCAGCAGACCTGCGCCGACGGCCTGCAGGCCACCGCGTCGGCGTGGTCCGTGCGGAACGGGCTCGCCGTGCCCATGGCCAACAGCACCAAGCTCTACAGCATCTCGCTGTCGCTCTTCACTAGGGCTTGGGTGCCTCCCAGGCACAAGGGGAAGAAGCCGTCGACGAAGCCGCCCCGCCACGGCAGGGGGCTGTTCGACGCCACCGACGACGAGATAGTGCGCAGGATGGCCGTTGAGGGGACCGCGGCGGCGGTGTCGGTGGTCAGAGCAGTGACAGTGGACCCGAGCGGTGCAGGGAACTACACCACCGTCGGGGCTGCCGTGGCGGCGGCGCCCACCAATCTTGCTGCGACCAGCGGATACTTCGTCATATACGTGGCCGCGGGAGTCTACGAGGAGAATGTGGTGGTGCCCAAGAACAAGAAGTATGTCATGATGATCGGTGACGGCATCGGCCAGACGGTGATCACTGGCAATCGGAGCGTGGTCGACGGCTGGACCACCTTCAACTCCGCCACCTTTG CTGTGCTCGGGCAAGGGTTCGTGGCGGTGAACATGACGTTCCGCAACACGGCTGGCCCGGCGAAGCACCAGGCGGTGGCGCTGCGGTGCGGCGCGGACCTGTCCACGTTCTACCAGTGCAGCTTCGAGGGCTACCAGGACACGCTCTACACTCACTCTCTCCGCCAGTTCTACCGCGCGTGCGACATCTACGGCACCGTCGACTACGTTTTCGGCAACGCCGCCGTCGTCTTCCAGGACTGCACCCTCCACAACcggctccccatggccggccagagCAACACCGTCACGGCGCAGGGCCGCAGCGACCCGAACCAGAATACGGGCACCATCATCCAGGGCTGCTCCATCGTGGCCGCGCCGGAGCTCGCCGCCAACTCCGCCTTCGCCACGACCAACTACCTCGGCAGGCCGTGGAAGCTGTACTCGCGCACGGTGATCATGCAGTCCTTCCTGGCAGGCATCGTCGACCCAGTAGGGTGGATGCCGTGGGACGGCGATTTCGCGCTCAGTACGCTGTACTACGCCGAGTACGACAACTCTGGCCCTGGATCGGATACGAGCAGGAGGGTGAACTGGCCAGGGTACCATATGCTGAACAGCACCGTGGACGCCGCCAACTTCACCGTCGGCAACATGGTGCTCGGGGACTTCTGGCTGCCGCAAACTGGCGTGCCTTTCACGACCGGGCTCATTTGA